The sequence ACAAATAAAAGTAACACTGGTATAGCTGCATTTTTTAATAATAAAATTGTTTCTAAAATTGGCTTTGGAAAATTTCTATAATTTATACCAAGTAATGACAAGATATATGCAAGTATTATTACATATATGTATGGAAGTTTAAATGTATTTTTTAAACTTATTTTTTTATCAAGAAACATTGGAACAAATATGGACCCCAAGATCATATTAATCACAGAATATATAACACCATATGATAAGGCTTTTTCACCCCAAACGGATAACAAAATGGGGTATCCTAAATACCCCGTATTTATATAAACACTATTTGTGAATAAAAGTGATTTGTTTTCTTTAAATGGCAAAGATATAAAATAGAATATTATAAATAGTATTATTATACCGCTACCATATGTTTTCAGTTGTGATAGTGATGGTGGATAATCGTTGATAAAAGTGAAAGTTAACGTATTTGCCATTATCCAAAGAGAAATCTTTGATAAGATTTTAATGTCAAACGGAAAAATTTTACCAAAGAGGAAGCCAATTAAAATTATAACAAACGGAGGTAAGATATTAAAAAGTATCATTTTTCATTTCTACTCCATATTATTTCGTTTTTGTACTTTATTTCTTTTATTTCTTCAGGATAATTCAATTTATTTCTTTCCAAAATTTCTAAAATCAAATCTATGGGTAATGATGTTTCTACCCAAATTTCTTCAACTGTTACAGTTTCTATTCCACTATTTACAAAGTTACTCAAAACTTTAGAAAGTGCTTTTTCATATCTCTCCCAAGTAATATTGTATTCTTTCAACTTTTTATTTTCCATTTTTTTCATCCTCCTTTAATTTTTCATATGCAGTTTTTGCTGCAAGTTTTTCAGATTCTTTTTTTGAAGTTCCTTTTGCTTTTGAAAATATTTTGCCGTTTATTTTTAGTATCGTAAAGAATTTATTTCCCATTACTGTAGTTTCATATACAGGAAGTTGTTTGAATTTTTCTTGGGTTATCTCTTGAAGTTTTGTTTTGTAGTCAAATATTCTTTTACCCGAAAGAAAAATTTCTATATATTCCTTAAATATATCTGAAAATAGATTTTCTATAGTATATAAGTTTTTCTTTGAATCTAAATATACAGCCGCAATTAAAGATTCAATTACATCAGCTAAGATGGATTTTTTCTCAGAACCTCCACTTCTTTTTTCTCCTTTTCCGAGGATTAAAAATTTTCCTATGTTTAATTTTTTTGCAATTTCGTATAAAATGTCTTCACTTGTAACTGCAGATTTTATTTGAGCCATAGTACCTTCTGATAGATTTTCATAATTTTCATACAAAATTGTACAAACTAATAAGTCAATAACAGAATCCCCCAGAAATTCTAATCTTTCATAAGATTCTTTTCTGTGTTCATTTGCGTATGAAGTATGTGTTAAAGCAGTGAACAAGAGTTCTTTATTTCTAAATTCGTATCCAATGATATTTTCGATTTCTCTTGTTCGAAATTTTCCCATTCTTCCACCCCAACTACATGAATAGTTCTAAGCTTATTATTTTTGGATTCTTTCCAGACTACTTTTATAGGTACTGCAAATTCGGGTTGTAGTTTTCCTTTTTCGATCCAATATTTTGAATTTTCCACCCTGTAAATAGATGGGTTGGCTAAAACTTTCAAAATTAATGGTTTGTTTGCAATTATAACTTCATCAATTACGTCAAGTGCCTCTATTTTTTTTCCAATTTCTTCGATATTGTATACCATGGGTTTAACGTTTATTATGGCTATATTTTTTGAAAGTGGTCCGATAATTTTTACATTTGCAAGTTCTAAATTCTTTGGAACGTTTTCAAGCAAAATCTCATTTGCTAAGTCAACAGCTTTGCCATGGTAATTCATATTTGTCATAATTTTTAATAAATGTTTTAATTTGCATCCTTCTCTTTTAGCGTTTTCTCCAATCCTTTCAAGTTTGAATGAATAATAATTAAGAATTTCTTTTATTTCTTTTTTATTAAGATTACCAAGTGGTGCGTAAAGTCCGTTGAATAATTTTAAACCAGTTTTTCCCCAACTATCACTTTGATTAGAACCTGTAACGACTAGTATGTCTTTTGCATAGTTTTTTACCGTATTCATTTTTACTGACTTTGTACACATATTACAGGATGGACCATTTTTCCAAATTTCTTTTTGATATAGGGATTCTAAAAATGTTAACTTTAATCCCATTTTATTTGCCGCTTTTTTAACAATCTGGATGCTTTTTTTGTAAGTAAATGGTCCATAAACAACATTTACCAATTCCACTTTTTCAGGTCCCAAAGCATCTTTACAAAGAAGAGCTGCAACTGTACTGTCAAGTCCTCCTGAAAAAGCTACAATTACTTTGTTATTACCCACAGTTTTTCTAATTTCATCTATTATGTTTTTTATTTTTTTATTTAAAATACTAATCATTTATCCCTCCTTTTTCCAATTCATGAATACTTCTTATTTTTATCCGTTTTTTATTTTTTTCAAGTAGCAAAAAATCAGGAAAAATTTTGATTATTTTGTAGCCTTCGATCTTATCTCCTTTTTTAAACATTAAATTTTTTTTCCATTTGATGTTTAATAGTGGAGAAAATAAAGAGAATAACAGAAAATTCTTGTTGTATTCTTTTATAAATAATTTTAAAAAATCATTTGGGTTGATTTTTTTATTTTTTATGTGATAAATTGAAATCCCATTTTTTGGTACATCATTATTTACGTTTATACCTATACCAATTATAATACATTTTATTTTATTGTTAAATGATATTGCTTCTGTTAGGATTCCAGAAAGTTTTTTGGAATTAACATATATGTCGTTTGGCCATTTGATTTTGGCATTAATATTTAGATTTTTTAGTACATTTAAGATTACTATGGAAGATAATTTTGTATAAAAGTTTGGTTTTTTTAAGTTCCTTTTTACTAATATAGAAAACCAGAGCCCTCCTTCATTTGACACCCAATTTCTTCCGAGTCTACCTCTTCCATTTGTCTGGATTTTTGAAACAACAATAGTTCCATTTTTTAATTTTTTATATGAATTCTTTAGATAGTCATTTGTACTGTTTATTTTTTCAAAATATATAATTTTGTTACCTTTTAGCATTTAAATACCTCCAAATTAATTCTTTATAAAATATAGTAGAAAGTAGGAGATATATTATAACTGCTATGATTATTTGGATTAAAAAATGAAGGTTTTTAAATGGAATAATCCCCAAAGTCATTATAAGGCTATTTAAGAGTATTTTTAAACAATCCTTTATAGGGAATATTTTTATGTATAGTATTAAATACATTGCTCCAATAATTCCAGCAATACTTGTAGCAAATGCTACACCTATTGGCCCCCACTTCATTCCAAAAATTAAATCTAAAATTATATTTGAAAAAGAGACTATTAAAGTTGCGTAAAAGGGAATCTTTGTGTTTTTTATTGCATGAAAGCTTCTGGAAAGAGTCGAATAAATACCATAGAAAGGTAAACCCAAGGAGTATGCAATTAAAACCTTTGAAGTTATTGCTGTATCGTAAGCGGAAAATTGTCCGTGTTGATAAAAGAATTTTATTATCTCAAAAGAAAGGTAGATCAATCCAAATGTTGAAGGAATGGTAAGTACTAGTGTTGATTTTAACGCATCATTTACGTAATTTTTAAAAAGGTGTTTTTCATTTGAGATTTTTGAGAGAACTACTGTGGAAACGGAAACTGCAAATAAACCATACGGAAGCATATAAAACCTAGAAGCGTATTGTAAATAAGAAATGCTTCCTTCACTAAAAAAAGAAGAAACATTCATATCAACAACGGTATTTACTTGAGAAATAGTCATTGTAAAAAAAGTAGGAATAAAATATTTAATAAATTCTGGAAAGTATTTTAATGTAAAATAATATTTATGTGAAAAAAATGATTTTATTAAACTTAAAAACATAAGTATACTACCAAAGAGGAAGCCGAATGTCGGTGCAAGTATTCCATATTTTTTTGATAAGAATATTCCAATGATTATAGCAATATTTGATAGACTTGGAGTAAGAGCCGGCCAGAAAAACTTGTCTTTTGTATTTAAAATTGAGTATAATATTGACCAAAGAAAGATAAAGTAAATGGCCGGTGCTGTTATTAGAAGTAGCTTTTTTGATAATTCTTTTGTTTGGATGGAAGCGCCTGCACCAAATAAATTTATAAAGGCTGCCGGAAATAGATAAGTAAAAAGAAGTAGCAAAAAAATTATAATAGAAAAACCATTTATTATAGAGGATAAAAACATGTCTTTGTTTTCTTTTTCGCTGTACAATGGTACAAAAGCAGAAGACATTGCGCCCTCACCGAATACTTTTCTTAAGAAAAATGGAAACATTATAGCTATAAAATAAGCATCAAGTTGGTAAGAAACACCAAAGTATTTTGCAAAGAGTATGTCTCTAAATAATCCTAATATTCTTGAAAAAAATGTTGCTGTAGAAAATAAAATACTACTAACGAATATTGACATTTTTTCCTCCTTTTATTTTTTCAATAGATATTATAGCATTAATGACAATTTTAATCTATTTATGGTAAAATAAATCTAGAAATAATAAAAATAGGAGGTGTTTGACGTGGTAGTACTTTATTCGGCACTTGTTATGGGAGTTTTAGGATTGGGATTTGGTCTATTTTTGGCGTTTAGTAATGAAAAATTTAAAGTTGAAGTTGATCCAAGAATTGAGTTAATTACAAAAGTATTACCTGGAATAAATTGTGGGGCGTGTGGATATCCAGGCTGTGAAGGATATGCTTCAGCTATTGTAAAAAAAGGTGATGCAATTGATAAATGTCTTCCTGGAAAGAAATCGGGTGTTCAAGAGAAGATAAAGGAAATACTTGAAAAACAATGAAAAAGAATTTAAAAATAGTAGTTTGGCATTTTTCTGGCTATAGGCTAGACGAAATTGAGAGAAAACTAAGTAAAGATGAAGATGGAGAAAAAAATGATTTGTATTTTAAATTAGAAGATTGGCTTTCAAAGACTGAGAATTTTGTAGTGACCTATTTTGATGAATATTACCCGGAAAATTTAAAAAATGTGTGGAATCCTCCTGTTGTTTTATTTGGAAAAGGAAAAAAGTCTTTGTTATTAAAAAGGAGCTTTTCGATTGTTGGGGCGCGTAAAGCAAGTTCATATGGTAGAAAGGTAACATGTGAATTTTCTAAAAAGTTGAGTAATTATTTTGTGATTGTAAGTGGAATGGCAATGGGAATTGACTCGATAGCCCATAATTGTGCAAAGGAAACAATTGCAATTTTAGGAAGTGGTGTGGATGTTTGTTATCCTGAAAAAAATAGAGGAATATACGAAAGGTTAATTCTAGATGGTTGTGTTATAAGTGAATATTTACCGTGGAAAAGTCCAAAAAAGGAGTATTTTAGAGAGAGGAATAGAATCATTGCAGGTATATCTGAAGGGACTTTGATAGTTGAGGGAAAATTAAAGAGTGGAACAATGATTACTGCAAGGTTTGCATTAGAGTTTGGTAAAGATGTTTTCTGTATACCTGGAAATATATACAATGAAAATGCACAAGGTCCAAATTACTTGATAAAAAATGGCGCATTTTTAGCAACAGGACCAGATGACATACTGGATTATTATATTTTAAGGGGTGTACTGTATGATAATTGTTGAAAAAGTAGATGAAATGAAAAAAATATCGAGAAGTTTAAATGGAAAATCCATAGGTTTTGTTCCAACGATGGGTTATTTACACGAAGGACATCTTTCATTAGTTAGAGCTGCAAGAAAGGAAAATGATGTAGTTGTAGTGAGTATATTTGTAAATCCGACACAATTTGGTCCAAATGAAGATTACGATAATTATCCTAGAAATTTAGAAAGAGATTTGAAACTTTTGGAAAGTGAAAGTGTTGAGTATGTGTTTATTCCTACAAATGAAGAAATGTATGAAAAAGACTTTTCAACATATGTTGAAGAAGTTTCTTTATCTAAATTTTTATGTGGCGCAAAAAGACCAGGTCATTTTAGAGGTGTTTGTACGGTAGTTACAAAATTATTCAACATAGTAAGACCTACGCGTGCATACTTTGGTCAAAAAGATGCTCAACAGTTTCGAGTATTAAGGAGAATGGTAAGGGATTTAAATTTTGATGTTGAATTGAAGGAGATGCCAATTGTTAGGGAAAAAGATGGACTTGCCATGTCTTCAAGGAATATCTATTTGACCAAAGAGGAGAGAAAAGAAGCTACAAGGCTTTATAAATCATTGTTAAAAGCTAAAGATCTTGTTAAATCAGGTGTGGTAGATGTAAAAATAATAAGAGATGAGATGAGAAAAATTCTTGAGCATCCACTTTTGAAAATTGATTATATTGAAATAGTTGATGAGGAAAACCTTATGCCAGTTGAAATAATTGACAGAAAAGTTGTCATTGCCATTGCAGTATTTGTTGGAAAAGCAAGATTAATTGATAATATAATCATTGGAGGGTAAATGGATGATTTACAAAGTGATATATGGAAATCCGGATGTAAGTAGCGAAGCGGTTGTAAATGAAAAAAAGGTAAAGTTAGTGGATCAAGAGTATTTAAAAAACGTGATTTTTGATGAATGTCTTTTAAAAAAAGAAAAAGAATATTTGATATTAAGAATAAAGTTAAAGGAAAAAAGAGGTTTTTATTTTGGCTTTGGCGATAAAGTTGGGCCTTTAAATAGAAAAGGAAGAAGATATATTTTTTGGAATACGGATGATTTTATTCATCATCCCGGAGCAGAACCTTTGTATAAGAGTTTTCCATTTTTTATTTACATCTCAAAGAACATGAAATTTGGAATATTTACAGATTATCCTGGTTATATGGAGATTGATCTAGATAGTGAAGGTAAAGGGGAAATAGAATTTAAAGTTAGAGGAGAGGGCTTTAATCAATATATTATTTTAGAAGAAAAGGTAAAGAAGATCTTAAAGCAATATCTATATTTAACCGGTAAAAATGTGGCCTTTCCATTTTGGAGTTTGGGATATCAACAAAGTAGATGGAGTTATTCTTCTCAAAGTGAAGTTTTGCAAATTGCAAAGAAATTTAGAGATAAAAACATACCATGTGATGTTATTTGGCTTGATATCGATTATATGGAAGGGTATAAGGTTTTTACTTGGAATAAAGAAAATTTTTCCAATTACAAGTTAATGTTAGAGAAACTTCATAATATGGGGTTTAAAGTTTCGGCAATTTTGGATCCGGGAGTTAAAGTAGAAAAGAATTATGAAGTGTTTGAAGAAGCCAAGGATAGATATTTTTTGAAAGATACTTCAGGGAAAGATTTTGAAGGAGCAGTTTGGCCTGGACGTGTTAGGTTTCCAGATTTTTGTGAAAATAAAGTTAGAAAATGGTGGGCAAGAAAAGTTAATAAGCTTTTGGAAGATGGAATAGATGGATTTTGGAATGATATGAATGAGATTGCAATTTTTGCAAGTGAAAAAGATATAGAAGATGCAAAAGAAAAATTGAAAAATATGAAATTAGAGGATGGAATAAAGGTTGCAAGTGTAATTGGAGAAATTGGAGAGATAAAAAAAAGGGGAAGAGGAGATGAGATAGTACATCTTTCGGGAAAGAAACACTATAAGTTGAAAAATGTTTATGGTTTTAATATGATTCGTGCAACATTTGGAGGTTTTCCAAAGAACAAAAGAAAGTTGATAATTACAAGATCAGCGTATTCGGGAGTCCAAAGATATGGAGGAGTGTGGACTGGGGATAACCATAGTTGGTGGGAGCATATACTTTTAGAAATTCAAAGAATAAACTCTTTGTCGATGGTTGGCGTTTTTAACTCTGGATTTGATGTTGGAGGATTCGGGGGTAATGTTGAACCAGAGTTAATAGTTAGGTTTATGCAGTTAGGAGTCTTTATGCCTTTGTTTAGGAATCATTCAGCTATTGAGACTAGGAGGCAAGAACCTTGGAGTTTTGATACAGAATATGAGGAATTATTAAAAGATGTGATAGTTTATAGGTATAAACTAATCCCCTATTTATACACATCCTATATGTTAGGGATATTAGAAGATAAACCACTTATTGCCCCAATTTTTTATTATTTTGAAAACGATGAACAATCTTACCAGGTTTTTGATCAGTTTATGGTTGGAAAAAGCTTATTAGTTGCGCCTGTGTATAATCCTGGTGTGACAAAAAGAATGGTTTATTTGCCTAAGAGAGCTTTAAATTTCAACAATAAAATTTTTGTAAGAAAAGGTTGGAATCTTGTGGATGCTCCTTTAAGCAAGATTCCGCATTTTATATTGGATGGTTCTATTGTATTTATGCAAGATGAGGTACAATACTTGAAAAATTCATATAACGATGTATTAACTGCGCATGTAGTAGCTTATAATGATAAAGCTGTTGGATATTTGTATGAAGATGATGGTGAAAGTTATAATTACAAAAAAGGATTATATAACTTATACAAAGTAGTCTACGATAAAGGAAATGTACAGTTTTTAACTAAAAGAAATGGTTTTTTGCATAGGAAACGGAAAATTAAATTTAAAATTTACAGAAAGTTTGGTCTGGATGAGTTTGAGTTAGAATTTTAGGAGGTGTTTTGATGAAAGATTTTAAAGAATGGAGTAAGGAGTTATTTGGAAGAAAATTAACAGTTCAATATGGAAAAGTTGCTAAACAATCTTCAGGTTCAGCATGGGTTCAATTTGGAGATAGTGTGGTATTAGCTACTGCAAATATTTCAGATAGAGTGATAGAAGGAGTTGATTTTGTCCCGTTAACCGTTGAATATCAAGAAAAATTTTACGCCGCCGGAAAAATTCCAGGTGGGTTTATAAAACGTGAGGGTAAACCTTCTGAATCTGCAATTTTATCAGCAAGATTGATTGATCGACCAATAAGGCCATTGTTTCCAAAATATCTGAGAAATGATGTGCAGTTAATTGTAACTGTACTATCTGTAGATTCTGATACACCACCGGATGTTACTGGTATAATTGCATCTTCGCTAGCTTTGAATTTTTCAAAGATACCGTTCACTGGTATTGTTGCCGGTGTAAGAGTGGGATATGTTGATGGGAAGTTTATTGTTTTTCCGACCGAAGAACAATTAAAAAATAGTAGGTTAGATATTGTAGTTGCGGGAAGTAAAGATGCGATAACAATGGTGGAGGGAGAAGCAAAGGAGATTTCAGAGGAAGAAATGGTGCAAGCATTGCTTGTTGCACATGATGCAATTAAAGAGATAATATCTTTTGAAGAGGAAATTTTGAAAGATGTTAGCGTTAAAAAGATGGAAATAGAAGAGCCAAAACCAAAAGAAGAACTAATTCAAAAGTTGGAAAGTTTAATTTTAGAGCAAGAATTAAAGGAAAGATTATTAACCAAAGAAAAATTGGAAAGATCCGAAAGATTAAAAGAGTATAAGGAAGAGGTTATTTCAAAAATTTTTGAAGAATTTGATGTTGATGAAGAGGAAAAAGCAACTCAAGAAATGCTTTTAAAAGAATATTTTGATGAGAAAGCAAAAAGTTTGATGAGGAAAATAATAGTTACGGAAGGATTAAGAGCTGATGGAAGAAGCCCAGAAGATATTAGGCCAATTATTTGTGAAGTGGGGATTTTGCCAAGGACTCATGGTTCGGCACTCTTTACAAGGGGAGAAACTCAAAGTTTGGGAATAGTAACACTTGGTGCTCCAATGGAAGAACAAATTGTTGACACTATAATGGAAGAAGGAACAAAACGTTTTATTTTGCATTATAATTTTCCACCATTTTCCGTTGGAGAAGTAAAACCGTTAAGAGGTCCTGGAAGAAGAGAAATAGGTCATGGCCATTTAGCGGAAAGAGCACTAAAAGCTGTGGCACCGGCTGAAGATGATTTTCCATATGTAATACGTGTAGTTTCTGAAATTTTGGAATCAAATGGTTCTTCTTCAATGGCAACTGTATGTTCTGGCTCTTTGGCGCTCATGGATGCTGGAGTTCCGATAAAAACACATGTTGCAGGGGTTGCAATGGGGTTAATCGTAGAGGATGGAGAAGCAGTTGTTTTAACTGATATTCAAGGTTTAGAAGATCATTGGGGAGATATGGATTTTAAAGTTACGGGTACAAAAGATGGTATTACTGCGTTTCAGATGGATTGTAAAATAGCAGGAGTGGGCGAGGAGTTACTTAAAAAAGCTTTAGAACAGGCAAGAATAGCTAGAATGAAGATTTTGGATATAATGTTTAAAACTATTGAAAAACCAAGAGAATCCCTATCACCTTATGCTCCTTTAATTGCTAATATAGAGATAGATCCGATAAAGGTTGGAGAAATAATAGGTCCTGGCGGTAAAGTAATTAAATCTATTGTTAAAGAATTTGGCGTTGAAATATCCATTGATGATACAACTGGAAAAGTTTCAATTTATGGTAAGGATCAAAAGAAAGTTAATGATGCCATTGAATATATAAAAACATTAACTAGAGAAATAAAAGTGGGTGATATTTTTGAGGGTAAGGTTACTAGAATTGAACCTTATGGTTTGTTTGTTGAGTTAATGCCTGGAAAAATAGGACTTGCACATTCTAGTAAATTAGGAAGTGATTCAAAGGAATTTAGAAAAAAATACAAAATAGGAGATCAAATAAAAGTAGTAGTTGTTAATATAGACAATAGTGGAAGAATTCAATTGGGAAAAGCAGAATAGAGGGATGGAAAATTATGGAAAAAATGATTTTAAGAAATGGAATTGAACTATATTTTTATCCTGTAGAAGGTGTTAGATCTGCTACTATTGCATTTAACGTTGGAGTGGGATCTGTGTACGAGCCAGAGGAACTATCTGGCATTTCCCATTTTATTGAGCATTTGTCCTTTAGGGGGACAAAGAAATATAATATGAAAGAATTAAAATTAATGGTTGAAGAAGTTGGTGGCATGTTAAATGCGTGGACAGATAAAGAAAACACAGTATATTATGCCAAAGTCCCTTCTTCTACTTTATTTGATGCATTTGATGCGCTAAAGGAAATAGTTTTTTATCCAAATTTTAAGGATGAAGATTTAGAGTTAGAGAGAAGCATAATTTATCAAGAGTATCTTTCTCACAAAGAGGATCCCATGAGTAATTTGTTTGATTTGATGTATCAAAGGGGATTAAGAGGACCACATTCTAAAACGGTAATCGGCACAGAAGAAACTATTAAAAATATATCGTTAGATGATATTAATAGATTTCATGAAGAATTTTATACACCGTATAATGTTAAAGTAATAATAGTTGGTTATGTAGATAGAAAGGTATTGGATAAAATAGTTAATGAACTTGAAAAAGTGGACGGAAATTTTATTAGAACCGTGAAACACAAAAGTGATATAAATCATGGGATTTTGGAAGGAAAGGTAATGAAGAATGCAAAACAAGTTCACATATTATACGTAACAAAGGGATTTTCACTTGAAGAGCATGAAAGATATCCAATGATAGTTTTGAATACAATATTAAGTAGTGGTATGAGTTCGTATTTTTTTGAGGAAATAAGGGAAAAAGAAGGATTGGTTTATGATATATTTTCTACGAATCTTTCGCAAAAAAATTGGGGAATTTTTAATATTTATGCGGCTGTGTCTCTAGAAAAAGTTGAAAAGTTTGTAAGAAGAATGTTTGAGGTTATAAGGAATTTTAAATTGACTGATGATATGTTCAATTACGGAAAAAAACGGATGATTGGAAAGTTAGAACTTTCAACTGAGAGTACTTCAACTATTACAAATTTGATAATTGAATATTTAGCGAATGATGTTACTCCTGAGCTTCCGATAGATATTATTAAAAGAATTAAGACTATACAAAAAAAGGAAATAGAAGATGTTTTTGAAAAACTTTTCACTCAACGGTGGTCGTTATTTTATGTTTCTCCCAAAAAGTTAAATAATCTAAATTTTAGGGGGGAATTCTTTTGATTATATGGAAAAATATTGAATTAGTTGAACCAGGTGAAATTGTTGGTGAGGATGTTTATGATCCTTCGGGATTTATAATATTGATAAAGGAAGGTTCTGTATTAAAAGAAGGGGATATATATCTTTTAAAAAATCGTGGAGTTAGTATTCTTCCAATTTATGTAGAAGAAGTACTAACCTCTGAGGATATAGAACCAACAATTGATATGGAATTATATGATAACTTATCTAAAGATTTATCCAATACCTTTGAAGAGGTAAAGAGTGGAGAATTAAATGTAAAAAAAGTAGTTAAACACTCAGAGGAAATTATGAAAAAAGTTCTTGAAAAATACAACGAAAAGATTCTTAATTTAATTAGGAAAGATCAAAAACCTTTGGCAAGACATGCTATAAATACCGGTGTAATATCTTCCATTATTGGGATTAGTTTGGGGTTTGATGATGAAACACTGAATAAACTTATAATTTCTGCAATTTTACATGATGTTGCACACGAAAAACCCGTTCGTGATATAATAGAATACTATGATACTCATCCAATAAAAGCAACGGGAATGTTGAGAAAACATTTTAATATGAATGATGATGTTTTGCTTTCAATATTGCATCACCATGAAAGATTTGATGGAAAAGGATATCCGCGAAATTTAAAGGGAACATCCATTCCGGTTTTTGCAAGAATACTTTCAATAGCTGATGCGTACGATACGCTTATTAGTAAAGATTTTCCTGGAAAAGCTTTTTCTCCGTATGAGGCAGTGAAATTTATAATTTCAAATTCTGGAAAAATGTTTGATCCAAATATAGTTTCAAAATTTGTACAATATGTTGGTATATATCCTACTGGAACGGTGGTAGAGTTAAGTAACGGAGAAAGAGGTATTGTAGTGAAAGTTTTATCTGGCCTTATTCCTTTGGTAAAAGCCAATGGTAAGTTACTTGATATAGTAAAGGAGAAGATATATATAAAGAAAGTAATTAATTAGGAGGGAAACCATGAAAAATTTTGATAGATTAACTCCAAAACAAATTGTGAATGAACTAGATAAGTTTATTGTGGGACAAAATGAAGCTAAAAAAGCTGTTGCTATTGCTATAAGAAATAGAATTCGTAGACAAAAATTACCAGATGAATGGAAAAAAGAAATAACTCCTAAAAATATTTTAATG comes from Thermosipho affectus and encodes:
- a CDS encoding AEC family transporter → MANTLTFTFINDYPPSLSQLKTYGSGIIILFIIFYFISLPFKENKSLLFTNSVYINTGYLGYPILLSVWGEKALSYGVIYSVINMILGSIFVPMFLDKKISLKNTFKLPYIYVIILAYILSLLGINYRNFPKPILETILLLKNAAIPVLLLFVGLSLSKITIKKINHKLLLSTTLIRLFIYPFFALIYVIIFHMEKNLGKVFILESAMPTAINSVILIDALTGDSSDISLTVAITTLFSAFTIPVWVFLIEKII
- the rnc gene encoding ribonuclease III; the encoded protein is MGKFRTREIENIIGYEFRNKELLFTALTHTSYANEHRKESYERLEFLGDSVIDLLVCTILYENYENLSEGTMAQIKSAVTSEDILYEIAKKLNIGKFLILGKGEKRSGGSEKKSILADVIESLIAAVYLDSKKNLYTIENLFSDIFKEYIEIFLSGKRIFDYKTKLQEITQEKFKQLPVYETTVMGNKFFTILKINGKIFSKAKGTSKKESEKLAAKTAYEKLKEDEKNGK
- the dprA gene encoding DNA-processing protein DprA, coding for MKKNLKIVVWHFSGYRLDEIERKLSKDEDGEKNDLYFKLEDWLSKTENFVVTYFDEYYPENLKNVWNPPVVLFGKGKKSLLLKRSFSIVGARKASSYGRKVTCEFSKKLSNYFVIVSGMAMGIDSIAHNCAKETIAILGSGVDVCYPEKNRGIYERLILDGCVISEYLPWKSPKKEYFRERNRIIAGISEGTLIVEGKLKSGTMITARFALEFGKDVFCIPGNIYNENAQGPNYLIKNGAFLATGPDDILDYYILRGVLYDNC
- a CDS encoding biotin--[acetyl-CoA-carboxylase] ligase; the protein is MLKGNKIIYFEKINSTNDYLKNSYKKLKNGTIVVSKIQTNGRGRLGRNWVSNEGGLWFSILVKRNLKKPNFYTKLSSIVILNVLKNLNINAKIKWPNDIYVNSKKLSGILTEAISFNNKIKCIIIGIGINVNNDVPKNGISIYHIKNKKINPNDFLKLFIKEYNKNFLLFSLFSPLLNIKWKKNLMFKKGDKIEGYKIIKIFPDFLLLEKNKKRIKIRSIHELEKGGIND
- a CDS encoding 7-cyano-7-deazaguanine synthase → MISILNKKIKNIIDEIRKTVGNNKVIVAFSGGLDSTVAALLCKDALGPEKVELVNVVYGPFTYKKSIQIVKKAANKMGLKLTFLESLYQKEIWKNGPSCNMCTKSVKMNTVKNYAKDILVVTGSNQSDSWGKTGLKLFNGLYAPLGNLNKKEIKEILNYYSFKLERIGENAKREGCKLKHLLKIMTNMNYHGKAVDLANEILLENVPKNLELANVKIIGPLSKNIAIINVKPMVYNIEEIGKKIEALDVIDEVIIANKPLILKVLANPSIYRVENSKYWIEKGKLQPEFAVPIKVVWKESKNNKLRTIHVVGVEEWENFEQEKSKISLDTNLEIKNSCSLL
- the murJ gene encoding murein biosynthesis integral membrane protein MurJ, producing the protein MSIFVSSILFSTATFFSRILGLFRDILFAKYFGVSYQLDAYFIAIMFPFFLRKVFGEGAMSSAFVPLYSEKENKDMFLSSIINGFSIIIFLLLLFTYLFPAAFINLFGAGASIQTKELSKKLLLITAPAIYFIFLWSILYSILNTKDKFFWPALTPSLSNIAIIIGIFLSKKYGILAPTFGFLFGSILMFLSLIKSFFSHKYYFTLKYFPEFIKYFIPTFFTMTISQVNTVVDMNVSSFFSEGSISYLQYASRFYMLPYGLFAVSVSTVVLSKISNEKHLFKNYVNDALKSTLVLTIPSTFGLIYLSFEIIKFFYQHGQFSAYDTAITSKVLIAYSLGLPFYGIYSTLSRSFHAIKNTKIPFYATLIVSFSNIILDLIFGMKWGPIGVAFATSIAGIIGAMYLILYIKIFPIKDCLKILLNSLIMTLGIIPFKNLHFLIQIIIAVIIYLLLSTIFYKELIWRYLNAKR
- a CDS encoding RnfABCDGE type electron transport complex subunit B, whose translation is MVVLYSALVMGVLGLGFGLFLAFSNEKFKVEVDPRIELITKVLPGINCGACGYPGCEGYASAIVKKGDAIDKCLPGKKSGVQEKIKEILEKQ
- the panC gene encoding pantoate--beta-alanine ligase — translated: MIIVEKVDEMKKISRSLNGKSIGFVPTMGYLHEGHLSLVRAARKENDVVVVSIFVNPTQFGPNEDYDNYPRNLERDLKLLESESVEYVFIPTNEEMYEKDFSTYVEEVSLSKFLCGAKRPGHFRGVCTVVTKLFNIVRPTRAYFGQKDAQQFRVLRRMVRDLNFDVELKEMPIVREKDGLAMSSRNIYLTKEERKEATRLYKSLLKAKDLVKSGVVDVKIIRDEMRKILEHPLLKIDYIEIVDEENLMPVEIIDRKVVIAIAVFVGKARLIDNIIIGG